The Lycium barbarum isolate Lr01 chromosome 10, ASM1917538v2, whole genome shotgun sequence genome includes a region encoding these proteins:
- the LOC132613403 gene encoding mediator of RNA polymerase II transcription subunit 15a-like isoform X1, whose translation MDGNNWRGPQQGQADDVTGDPTGAPTGTMDSGEWRTQLLPDSRQRIVHKIMETLKRHLPVSGQEGVQELKKIAIRFEEKIYNAATSQQDYLWKISLKMLAMETKSQPNAANGGQSAPGPGSHSIQSQVNSQAQQLPVLANQNQTRQPLMQQNIQNNMASTGLQNSASLTPALPPVSNLTQGAMQNVRGQNPNLQTMPNVGQTSVGSAIGQGMPHNMIPNSQRQMQGRQQQVLSQQQQQQSQTTQQYLYQQQLQQMMKQKFQPGNTSQSLMQSHMQQQQQPQDQQQQQQQNLLQPTQTQSSQQAMMQPSSMQSTSLSNLQQNQQSTVQQPTQSVLHQRQQSVMRQQAPIFHQQQSSMLQQPILPAQQHQQQQQQQQQQLIAQQTNVANLQQNQLMGRQNPMPDVQQRLVSQQNNYNSLQQQQFNQQNNFQNMHQQQLGSQSNIAGVQQQQLSGSQQPGNPGLTSNQHPIHMLQQSKVPGQQQMLQGATTLLPSHGQQSQSQPAQQQMMSQSQSQPGQLQPPLGLQQQTNQLQREMQQRLQTSAPLLQHQNAMEQQKQLYQSQRAAPEASSTSLDSTAQTGNANAADWQEEVYQKIKSMKEMYLSELNDLYQKIATKVQQKHNGNGNNCYGPSLQFERDCIYVFLLQVFLEDEKANPLKGRG comes from the exons atggaTGGGAATAATTGGAGGGGCCCACAACAAGGTCAAGCCGATGATGTTACCGGAGATCCGACCGGGGCTCCGACTGGAACTATGGATTCCGGTGAATGGCGAACTCAACTATTACCCGATTCTCGTCAAAGGATTGTCCACAAgat AATGGAGACCTTAAAGAGGCATCTTCCTGTCTCTGGGCAAGAAGGCGTACAAGAACTCAAGAAAATTGCAATAAGGTTTGAAGAAAAGATATATAATGCTGCTACAAGTCAG CAAGATTATCTGTGGAAAATATCTTTAAAGATGCTGGCCATGGAGACAAAATCTCAGCCCAATGCTGCAAATGGTGGTCAGAGTGCCCCTGGCCCAG GATCCCACAGCATACAGTCCCAAGTTAACAGCCAAGCACAGCAACTTCCTGTACTGGCCAATCAAAATCAAACACGACAACCGCTGATGCAGCAAAACATTCAGAACAACATGGCATCAACTGGGCTGCAAAATTCTGCTAGTTTGACTCCCGCACTTCCTCCTGTGAGTAATTTGACGCAGGGTGCCATGCAAAATGTTAGGGGCCAGAATCCAAATTTGCAAACTATGCCAAATGTTGGTCAAACCTCAGTAGGAAGTGCCATTGGTCAAGGCATGCCTCACAATATGATTCCTAATTCTCAGAGGCAGATGCAGGGAAGACAACAACAGGTTCTTTCTCAACAGCAACAGCAGCAATCACAGACAACACAGCAATATCTTTACCAGCAGCAGCTGCAGCAGATGATGAAGCAGAAATTTCAGCCGGGAAACACATCACAGTCCTTGATGCAATCTCACATGCAGCAACAGCAGCAGCCGCAGGACCAGCAGCAACAACAGCAACAGAACCTTCTACAGCCTACTCAGACACAATCTTCTCAGCAAGCTATGATGCAACCTTCTTCAATGCAATCAACTTCTTTGTCCAACCTTCAGCAAAATCAACAGTCTACCGTTCAACAGCCAACTCAATCTGTACTTCACCAACGACAACAATCAGTTATGAGACAGCAGGCTCCCAtctttcatcaacaacaatcgtCAATGCTACAGCAACCAATTTTACCAGCGCAacagcatcaacaacaacaacagcaacagcaACAGCAGCTGATTGCACAACAGACAAATGTTGCAAACCTCCAGCAGAACCAACTGATGGGCCGACAGAATCCGATGCCTGATGTGCAGCAGAGGCTAGTGAGCCAACAGAACAACTATAACAGTCTGCAGCAGCAGCAGTTTAATCAGCAAAACAACTTTCAAAATATGCATCAGCAGCAGTTGGGGTCTCAAAGTAATATTGCTGGGGTCCAGCAGCAACAGTTGTCTGGAAGTCAACAACCTGGTAACCCTGGCTTGACGTCTAATCAGCACCCTatccatatgttgcaacaatcaAAAGTTCCTGGACAACAACAAATGCTGCAGGGTGCTACAACCTTGTTACCAAGTCATGGTCAACAATCGCAGTCACAGCCAGCACAACAGCAAATGATGTCTCAGAGTCAATCACAACCAGGACAGTTACAACCACCTTTGGGTTTGCAGCAACAGACGAATCAATTGCAAAGGGAAATGCAACAGAGGCTTCAAACATCAGCTCCCTTGCTTCAACATCAGAATGCAATGGAACAGCAGAAGCAGCTATATCAATCACAAAGAGCCGCACCAGAAGCCTCATCAA CATCTTTAGATTCTACAGCTCAGACGGGAAATGCAAATGCAGCTGATTGGCAGGAGGAGGTTTACCAAAAG ATAAAGTCTATGAAGGAGATGTATTTGTCAGAGCTCAATGATCTATACCAGAAAATTGCTACTAAAGTGCAGCAG AAGCACAATGGAAATGGAAATAATTGTTACGGACCGAGTCTGCAATTtgagagagattgcatatatgtttttctattacaagtgttcttggaagaTGAAAAAGCCAACCCCCTCAAAGGACGGGGAtga
- the LOC132613403 gene encoding mediator of RNA polymerase II transcription subunit 15a-like isoform X5, whose translation MDGNNWRGPQQGQADDVTGDPTGAPTGTMDSGEWRTQLLPDSRQRIVHKIMETLKRHLPVSGQEGVQELKKIAIRFEEKIYNAATSQQDYLWKISLKMLAMETKSQPNAANGGQSAPGPGSHSIQSQVNSQAQQLPVLANQNQTRQPLMQQNIQNNMASTGLQNSASLTPALPPVSNLTQGAMQNVRGQNPNLQTMPNVGQTSVGSAIGQGMPHNMIPNSQRQMQGRQQQVLSQQQQQQSQTTQQYLYQQQLQQMMKQKFQPGNTSQSLMQSHMQQQQQPQDQQQQQQQNLLQPTQTQSSQQAMMQPSSMQSTSLSNLQQNQQSTVQQPTQSVLHQRQQSVMRQQAPIFHQQQSSMLQQPILPAQQHQQQQQQQQQQLIAQQTNVANLQQNQLMGRQNPMPDVQQRLVSQQNNYNSLQQQQFNQQNNFQNMHQQQLGSQSNIAGVQQQQLSGSQQPGNPGLTSNQHPIHMLQQSKVPGQQQMLQGATTLLPSHGQQSQSQPAQQQMMSQSQSQPGQLQPPLGLQQQTNQLQREMQQRLQTSAPLLQHQNAMEQQKQLYQSQRAAPEASSTSLDSTAQTGNANAADWQEEVYQKIKSMKEMYLSELNDLYQKIATKVQQDMCLDLNMSWGNGVYERYVAKQLMKCISVAK comes from the exons atggaTGGGAATAATTGGAGGGGCCCACAACAAGGTCAAGCCGATGATGTTACCGGAGATCCGACCGGGGCTCCGACTGGAACTATGGATTCCGGTGAATGGCGAACTCAACTATTACCCGATTCTCGTCAAAGGATTGTCCACAAgat AATGGAGACCTTAAAGAGGCATCTTCCTGTCTCTGGGCAAGAAGGCGTACAAGAACTCAAGAAAATTGCAATAAGGTTTGAAGAAAAGATATATAATGCTGCTACAAGTCAG CAAGATTATCTGTGGAAAATATCTTTAAAGATGCTGGCCATGGAGACAAAATCTCAGCCCAATGCTGCAAATGGTGGTCAGAGTGCCCCTGGCCCAG GATCCCACAGCATACAGTCCCAAGTTAACAGCCAAGCACAGCAACTTCCTGTACTGGCCAATCAAAATCAAACACGACAACCGCTGATGCAGCAAAACATTCAGAACAACATGGCATCAACTGGGCTGCAAAATTCTGCTAGTTTGACTCCCGCACTTCCTCCTGTGAGTAATTTGACGCAGGGTGCCATGCAAAATGTTAGGGGCCAGAATCCAAATTTGCAAACTATGCCAAATGTTGGTCAAACCTCAGTAGGAAGTGCCATTGGTCAAGGCATGCCTCACAATATGATTCCTAATTCTCAGAGGCAGATGCAGGGAAGACAACAACAGGTTCTTTCTCAACAGCAACAGCAGCAATCACAGACAACACAGCAATATCTTTACCAGCAGCAGCTGCAGCAGATGATGAAGCAGAAATTTCAGCCGGGAAACACATCACAGTCCTTGATGCAATCTCACATGCAGCAACAGCAGCAGCCGCAGGACCAGCAGCAACAACAGCAACAGAACCTTCTACAGCCTACTCAGACACAATCTTCTCAGCAAGCTATGATGCAACCTTCTTCAATGCAATCAACTTCTTTGTCCAACCTTCAGCAAAATCAACAGTCTACCGTTCAACAGCCAACTCAATCTGTACTTCACCAACGACAACAATCAGTTATGAGACAGCAGGCTCCCAtctttcatcaacaacaatcgtCAATGCTACAGCAACCAATTTTACCAGCGCAacagcatcaacaacaacaacagcaacagcaACAGCAGCTGATTGCACAACAGACAAATGTTGCAAACCTCCAGCAGAACCAACTGATGGGCCGACAGAATCCGATGCCTGATGTGCAGCAGAGGCTAGTGAGCCAACAGAACAACTATAACAGTCTGCAGCAGCAGCAGTTTAATCAGCAAAACAACTTTCAAAATATGCATCAGCAGCAGTTGGGGTCTCAAAGTAATATTGCTGGGGTCCAGCAGCAACAGTTGTCTGGAAGTCAACAACCTGGTAACCCTGGCTTGACGTCTAATCAGCACCCTatccatatgttgcaacaatcaAAAGTTCCTGGACAACAACAAATGCTGCAGGGTGCTACAACCTTGTTACCAAGTCATGGTCAACAATCGCAGTCACAGCCAGCACAACAGCAAATGATGTCTCAGAGTCAATCACAACCAGGACAGTTACAACCACCTTTGGGTTTGCAGCAACAGACGAATCAATTGCAAAGGGAAATGCAACAGAGGCTTCAAACATCAGCTCCCTTGCTTCAACATCAGAATGCAATGGAACAGCAGAAGCAGCTATATCAATCACAAAGAGCCGCACCAGAAGCCTCATCAA CATCTTTAGATTCTACAGCTCAGACGGGAAATGCAAATGCAGCTGATTGGCAGGAGGAGGTTTACCAAAAG ATAAAGTCTATGAAGGAGATGTATTTGTCAGAGCTCAATGATCTATACCAGAAAATTGCTACTAAAGTGCAGCAG gatatgtgcttggatctcaATATGTCGTGGGGAAATGGGGTATATGAACGTTATGTAGCAAAGCAGTTGATGAAGTGTATTAGTGTTGCTAAATGA
- the LOC132613403 gene encoding mediator of RNA polymerase II transcription subunit 15a-like isoform X4, whose amino-acid sequence MDGNNWRGPQQGQADDVTGDPTGAPTGTMDSGEWRTQLLPDSRQRIVHKIMETLKRHLPVSGQEGVQELKKIAIRFEEKIYNAATSQQDYLWKISLKMLAMETKSQPNAANGGQSAPGPGSHSIQSQVNSQAQQLPVLANQNQTRQPLMQQNIQNNMASTGLQNSASLTPALPPVSNLTQGAMQNVRGQNPNLQTMPNVGQTSVGSAIGQGMPHNMIPNSQRQMQGRQQQVLSQQQQQQSQTTQQYLYQQQLQQMMKQKFQPGNTSQSLMQSHMQQQQQPQDQQQQQQQNLLQPTQTQSSQQAMMQPSSMQSTSLSNLQQNQQSTVQQPTQSVLHQRQQSVMRQQAPIFHQQQSSMLQQPILPAQQHQQQQQQQQQQLIAQQTNVANLQQNQLMGRQNPMPDVQQRLVSQQNNYNSLQQQQFNQQNNFQNMHQQQLGSQSNIAGVQQQQLSGSQQPGNPGLTSNQHPIHMLQQSKVPGQQQMLQGATTLLPSHGQQSQSQPAQQQMMSQSQSQPGQLQPPLGLQQQTNQLQREMQQRLQTSAPLLQHQNAMEQQKQLYQSQRAAPEASSTSLDSTAQTGNANAADWQEEVYQKIKSMKEMYLSELNDLYQKIATKVQQILPNNVLEFLPNFDHETVVLDDHHAYHMKYKVGA is encoded by the exons atggaTGGGAATAATTGGAGGGGCCCACAACAAGGTCAAGCCGATGATGTTACCGGAGATCCGACCGGGGCTCCGACTGGAACTATGGATTCCGGTGAATGGCGAACTCAACTATTACCCGATTCTCGTCAAAGGATTGTCCACAAgat AATGGAGACCTTAAAGAGGCATCTTCCTGTCTCTGGGCAAGAAGGCGTACAAGAACTCAAGAAAATTGCAATAAGGTTTGAAGAAAAGATATATAATGCTGCTACAAGTCAG CAAGATTATCTGTGGAAAATATCTTTAAAGATGCTGGCCATGGAGACAAAATCTCAGCCCAATGCTGCAAATGGTGGTCAGAGTGCCCCTGGCCCAG GATCCCACAGCATACAGTCCCAAGTTAACAGCCAAGCACAGCAACTTCCTGTACTGGCCAATCAAAATCAAACACGACAACCGCTGATGCAGCAAAACATTCAGAACAACATGGCATCAACTGGGCTGCAAAATTCTGCTAGTTTGACTCCCGCACTTCCTCCTGTGAGTAATTTGACGCAGGGTGCCATGCAAAATGTTAGGGGCCAGAATCCAAATTTGCAAACTATGCCAAATGTTGGTCAAACCTCAGTAGGAAGTGCCATTGGTCAAGGCATGCCTCACAATATGATTCCTAATTCTCAGAGGCAGATGCAGGGAAGACAACAACAGGTTCTTTCTCAACAGCAACAGCAGCAATCACAGACAACACAGCAATATCTTTACCAGCAGCAGCTGCAGCAGATGATGAAGCAGAAATTTCAGCCGGGAAACACATCACAGTCCTTGATGCAATCTCACATGCAGCAACAGCAGCAGCCGCAGGACCAGCAGCAACAACAGCAACAGAACCTTCTACAGCCTACTCAGACACAATCTTCTCAGCAAGCTATGATGCAACCTTCTTCAATGCAATCAACTTCTTTGTCCAACCTTCAGCAAAATCAACAGTCTACCGTTCAACAGCCAACTCAATCTGTACTTCACCAACGACAACAATCAGTTATGAGACAGCAGGCTCCCAtctttcatcaacaacaatcgtCAATGCTACAGCAACCAATTTTACCAGCGCAacagcatcaacaacaacaacagcaacagcaACAGCAGCTGATTGCACAACAGACAAATGTTGCAAACCTCCAGCAGAACCAACTGATGGGCCGACAGAATCCGATGCCTGATGTGCAGCAGAGGCTAGTGAGCCAACAGAACAACTATAACAGTCTGCAGCAGCAGCAGTTTAATCAGCAAAACAACTTTCAAAATATGCATCAGCAGCAGTTGGGGTCTCAAAGTAATATTGCTGGGGTCCAGCAGCAACAGTTGTCTGGAAGTCAACAACCTGGTAACCCTGGCTTGACGTCTAATCAGCACCCTatccatatgttgcaacaatcaAAAGTTCCTGGACAACAACAAATGCTGCAGGGTGCTACAACCTTGTTACCAAGTCATGGTCAACAATCGCAGTCACAGCCAGCACAACAGCAAATGATGTCTCAGAGTCAATCACAACCAGGACAGTTACAACCACCTTTGGGTTTGCAGCAACAGACGAATCAATTGCAAAGGGAAATGCAACAGAGGCTTCAAACATCAGCTCCCTTGCTTCAACATCAGAATGCAATGGAACAGCAGAAGCAGCTATATCAATCACAAAGAGCCGCACCAGAAGCCTCATCAA CATCTTTAGATTCTACAGCTCAGACGGGAAATGCAAATGCAGCTGATTGGCAGGAGGAGGTTTACCAAAAG ATAAAGTCTATGAAGGAGATGTATTTGTCAGAGCTCAATGATCTATACCAGAAAATTGCTACTAAAGTGCAGCAG